Proteins encoded in a region of the Mycoplasma feriruminatoris genome:
- a CDS encoding deoxycytidylate deaminase, with the protein MSKRLDYLSWQHYFMLIAKASAMRSKDPNTQVGAIVVNELQQIVATGYNGFPRGVSDDEFPWSKTSKNWLENKYAYVAHAELNAIVSSRSDLSNCDLYVTLFPCNECAKIIIQAGIKRVYYANDPYHNKDEFIASRKMLDAVNIKYIKLPDIEISLKVKD; encoded by the coding sequence ATGAGTAAAAGATTAGATTATTTATCTTGACAACACTATTTTATGTTGATTGCAAAAGCTAGTGCTATGAGAAGTAAAGATCCAAATACTCAAGTTGGTGCTATTGTTGTTAATGAATTACAACAAATTGTAGCAACTGGATATAATGGATTTCCTCGTGGAGTTAGTGATGATGAATTTCCTTGATCAAAAACTAGTAAAAATTGATTAGAAAATAAATATGCTTATGTTGCTCATGCTGAATTAAATGCAATTGTAAGTAGTAGATCTGATTTAAGTAATTGTGATTTGTATGTAACTTTATTTCCATGTAATGAATGTGCAAAAATTATTATTCAAGCTGGAATTAAAAGAGTTTATTATGCAAATGACCCTTATCATAATAAAGATGAATTTATAGCATCTAGAAAAATGTTAGATGCTGTTAATATTAAATATATAAAATTACCAGATATTGAAATTAGTCTTAAAGTAAAAGATTAA
- a CDS encoding membrane family protein, with product MKKLLFLLSNSILFSLSALFIYNLNSKNNSENSSFVLKQTKKEETDLSKIFDRDAYVSIKDRFVNTKEKVINAIKGKYSKIDVSQLKIEIKSDKNYGKIDVELSPKDSKSKYTGKSTIPCYTKYDINDKIDDFELLKKETIDLNTRENILDILKKRRVSKQVEIDFEIKNIKESTATLVGNDFGDYYGETEIRFNAKKVTLSSIIDNTKINLLKPTKDAVIEFINNKYPILKNVGLSITIDDQKKFIDITSNGESKFHGTVTLTYELPNTPLPKESKPDNSNESEKNEDRRNKSKDLEDNEIDSEMLSDQPQEIPKKPSEGSTIKNENKKQPESEPDLSNLSTSNQPESKSNKTMNYNPPVIDKSLKSNSNTSNLQIPNKESSNSKKGSSGSKTGVIVGSTLGVSGVVVTGAVGSWIYFKKRK from the coding sequence ATGAAAAAACTATTATTTTTATTATCAAATAGCATTTTATTTAGTTTAAGTGCTTTATTTATTTATAATTTAAACTCTAAGAATAATAGTGAAAATAGTAGTTTTGTTTTAAAACAAACTAAAAAAGAAGAAACTGATTTAAGTAAGATATTTGATAGAGATGCTTATGTATCTATTAAAGATAGATTTGTTAATACTAAAGAAAAAGTTATAAATGCTATTAAGGGAAAATACTCTAAAATAGATGTTTCACAATTAAAAATCGAAATCAAATCAGATAAGAATTATGGAAAAATAGACGTTGAATTATCTCCTAAAGATTCAAAAAGTAAATATACAGGTAAATCTACAATACCATGTTATACAAAATATGATATAAATGATAAAATTGATGATTTTGAATTACTTAAAAAAGAGACCATAGATCTTAATACAAGAGAAAATATACTTGATATCCTTAAAAAAAGAAGGGTTTCTAAACAAGTTGAAATAGACTTTGAAATAAAAAATATAAAAGAATCAACTGCTACATTAGTCGGGAATGACTTTGGTGATTATTATGGTGAAACTGAAATTAGATTCAATGCTAAAAAAGTAACATTAAGTTCTATTATCGATAATACTAAAATCAATCTTTTAAAGCCTACAAAAGATGCAGTTATTGAATTTATTAATAATAAATATCCGATATTAAAAAACGTAGGTTTATCAATAACAATTGATGATCAAAAGAAATTTATAGATATAACTTCTAATGGTGAAAGCAAATTTCACGGTACAGTTACATTGACCTATGAATTGCCTAACACCCCGCTACCAAAAGAATCAAAACCTGATAATAGTAATGAATCTGAAAAAAATGAAGACAGAAGAAATAAAAGTAAGGATTTGGAAGATAATGAAATAGATTCTGAAATGTTATCAGATCAACCACAAGAAATTCCAAAAAAACCATCAGAAGGTTCAACAATTAAAAATGAGAATAAAAAACAACCTGAATCAGAACCTGATTTATCAAATTTATCAACTTCTAATCAACCAGAATCAAAATCAAATAAAACTATGAATTATAATCCACCAGTTATAGATAAAAGTTTAAAATCTAATTCAAATACAAGTAATTTACAAATTCCTAATAAAGAATCATCTAATTCAAAGAAAGGCTCATCAGGATCAAAAACTGGAGTTATAGTTGGTTCAACTTTAGGAGTAAGTGGGGTTGTTGTTACAGGTGCTGTTGGATCTTGAATTTATTTTAAAAAACGCAAATAA
- a CDS encoding holo-ACP synthase, protein MIDNVGIDIVENKRIKLKKEFIIKVLSENEIKTFNNKNKKQQKEFLAGRWAVKEAIIKTLTHPISMNKIDIEYVDQKPVIQNQELNNILISISHEKKYAVGIAIKQCNIKENKN, encoded by the coding sequence ATGATTGATAATGTTGGTATAGATATAGTTGAAAATAAAAGAATTAAATTAAAAAAAGAATTCATTATTAAAGTATTATCAGAAAATGAAATCAAAACTTTTAATAATAAAAATAAAAAACAACAAAAAGAATTTTTAGCTGGTCGTTGAGCTGTTAAAGAAGCAATTATTAAAACATTAACTCATCCAATAAGTATGAATAAAATTGATATTGAATATGTTGATCAAAAACCTGTTATTCAAAATCAAGAGTTAAATAATATTTTAATTTCTATATCTCATGAAAAAAAATATGCTGTTGGAATTGCTATAAAACAATGTAATATTAAAGAGAATAAAAATTAA
- a CDS encoding lysophospholipid acyltransferase family protein produces the protein MNKMNQTSNLEQPTTQNNLEQEKKIKDYIHVNPWKMLFMWLPLLHIKFKAAKIVRKNKKQPDRYPEEYRYNWVKKAVSKLLYVLDVNIKVEGIENWVDKGVILAANHQSNIDPAILFAINDFSKQQPLAFIAKEELWTSKKFKNFVRLIDCIPLDRKSPRSALQAFKEGKDLVVDYKRSLVIFPEGTRSHSQQMNSFHAASLKVAQMSHAPIIPVSIINSYQVFAQKRPKKVEVKVVFGKPILPSKHISLKTEDLTKFVEKIVDSNLKEWENKEMKYELKKLTKKDIKQLKEGDKKPKSKKQSKKTFKDLFKIVD, from the coding sequence ATGAATAAAATGAATCAAACTAGTAATTTAGAACAACCAACAACACAAAACAATTTAGAACAAGAAAAAAAGATTAAAGATTATATTCATGTTAATCCTTGAAAAATGTTATTTATGTGATTACCTTTATTACATATAAAATTTAAAGCAGCTAAAATTGTTAGAAAAAATAAAAAACAACCAGATAGATATCCTGAAGAATACAGATATAACTGAGTTAAAAAAGCTGTAAGTAAATTATTATATGTACTAGATGTTAATATAAAAGTTGAAGGTATTGAAAACTGAGTTGATAAAGGAGTAATTTTAGCTGCTAATCATCAATCAAATATTGATCCAGCTATTTTATTTGCTATTAATGATTTTTCAAAACAACAACCATTAGCTTTTATTGCAAAAGAAGAACTATGAACAAGCAAAAAATTTAAAAACTTTGTTAGATTAATTGATTGTATTCCTTTAGATAGAAAAAGTCCTAGAAGTGCTTTACAAGCATTTAAAGAAGGAAAAGATTTAGTTGTTGATTATAAACGTTCTTTAGTAATTTTTCCAGAAGGTACTAGAAGTCATTCTCAACAAATGAATAGTTTTCATGCTGCTTCTTTAAAAGTTGCTCAAATGTCTCATGCTCCTATTATTCCTGTTTCTATTATTAATTCATATCAAGTTTTTGCTCAAAAAAGACCTAAAAAAGTTGAAGTTAAAGTTGTTTTTGGTAAACCTATTTTACCAAGTAAACATATTTCATTAAAAACTGAAGATTTGACTAAATTTGTTGAAAAAATTGTTGATTCAAATCTAAAAGAATGAGAAAACAAAGAAATGAAATATGAATTAAAAAAACTAACTAAAAAAGATATTAAACAACTTAAAGAAGGAGACAAAAAACCTAAATCTAAAAAACAATCTAAAAAAACATTCAAAGATCTATTTAAAATTGTTGATTAA
- the rpmG gene encoding 50S ribosomal protein L33: MREKYILRCTVCKNENYIGKNDKKKPKIEVSKYCSNCNKHETHKQKK, translated from the coding sequence ATGCGTGAAAAATACATTTTACGTTGTACAGTTTGCAAAAATGAAAACTACATCGGTAAGAATGATAAAAAGAAACCTAAAATAGAAGTTTCTAAATACTGCAGTAATTGTAATAAACATGAAACCCATAAGCAAAAAAAATAG
- the rsmI gene encoding 16S rRNA (cytidine(1402)-2'-O)-methyltransferase yields the protein MIIQKTYKNNKPTVYLVTTPIGNLEDISLRAINTLKQVDVICCEDTRTSKVLLDKYQIKNNLLSLHKFNENLRVDQIINLLNENKNIAIISDAGVPIISDPASYIINQLKELDINCNITAISAGSAYIHALISSGFLIDSHYFYGFLKNKNKISKQNELAELINKYANDSIICLYESVHRLKDTINCLNEILNQNHKIVISKELTKINEEIIYGSINQVNQYINSEEFVLKGEFVIVIDKKTTDLVNKYSDIELMNLIDIEIKSGYKLKQACEIISLKTQIPKNILYKKYISKKNF from the coding sequence ATGATTATTCAAAAGACTTATAAAAATAATAAACCAACAGTTTATTTAGTTACTACACCAATTGGAAATTTAGAAGATATTAGTTTAAGAGCAATAAACACTTTAAAACAAGTTGATGTAATTTGTTGTGAAGATACTAGAACTAGCAAAGTTTTATTAGATAAATATCAAATTAAAAATAACTTATTATCTCTTCATAAATTTAATGAAAATCTTAGAGTTGATCAAATTATTAATTTATTAAATGAAAATAAAAATATAGCAATTATAAGTGATGCTGGAGTTCCAATTATAAGTGATCCAGCAAGTTATATTATTAATCAATTAAAAGAATTAGATATTAATTGTAATATTACTGCAATATCAGCAGGTTCAGCTTATATTCACGCATTAATTTCTAGTGGTTTTTTAATTGATAGTCATTATTTTTATGGTTTTTTAAAAAATAAAAACAAAATAAGTAAACAAAATGAGCTAGCTGAGTTAATCAATAAATATGCAAATGATTCAATTATTTGTTTATATGAATCAGTACATCGATTAAAAGATACTATTAATTGTTTAAATGAAATATTAAATCAGAATCATAAAATTGTAATTAGTAAAGAATTAACTAAAATTAATGAAGAAATTATTTATGGATCTATTAATCAAGTTAATCAATATATTAATAGTGAAGAATTTGTTTTAAAAGGTGAATTTGTTATTGTTATTGATAAAAAAACTACTGATTTAGTTAACAAGTATTCAGATATAGAATTAATGAATTTAATAGATATAGAAATTAAAAGTGGTTATAAATTAAAACAAGCTTGTGAGATTATTAGTTTAAAAACTCAAATTCCAAAAAATATTTTATATAAAAAGTACATTTCTAAAAAAAATTTCTAA
- the rplU gene encoding 50S ribosomal protein L21, whose translation MFAIIKTGGKQVKVEPGQEIFIEKIKGEVNDKITFDEILMIDGQIGTPFVNGAKVLGTIIKQGKAKKIRVIRYHPKKNVNKIYGHRQPFTKVKIEEISAK comes from the coding sequence ATGTTTGCAATCATTAAGACTGGTGGAAAACAAGTTAAAGTTGAACCAGGTCAAGAAATTTTTATTGAAAAAATTAAAGGTGAAGTTAATGATAAAATTACATTTGATGAAATTTTAATGATTGATGGTCAAATTGGAACTCCATTTGTTAATGGAGCTAAAGTTTTAGGAACTATCATCAAACAAGGTAAAGCAAAAAAAATCCGTGTTATAAGATATCATCCAAAGAAAAATGTAAATAAAATTTATGGTCATAGACAACCTTTTACTAAAGTAAAAATTGAAGAAATCAGTGCTAAGTAA
- a CDS encoding ribosomal-processing cysteine protease Prp: MVDIIINYKNNKIVQFQMKGHANSDEYGKDLVCAGLTAIVSGALNAIDAYYKNDVDIEILENKITIFVKKEDNSNLQLMLDMLKIQIQTITIQYPKNARLKEVS; this comes from the coding sequence ATGGTTGATATCATAATTAATTATAAAAATAATAAGATTGTTCAATTTCAAATGAAAGGTCATGCTAATAGTGATGAATATGGTAAAGATTTAGTATGTGCTGGTCTTACTGCAATTGTTAGTGGAGCTTTAAATGCGATTGATGCTTATTATAAAAATGATGTAGATATTGAAATTTTAGAAAACAAAATAACTATTTTTGTAAAAAAAGAAGATAATTCAAATTTACAATTAATGTTAGATATGTTAAAAATTCAAATACAAACTATTACTATTCAATATCCAAAAAATGCAAGATTAAAGGAGGTGTCTTAA
- the rpmA gene encoding 50S ribosomal protein L27, with product MRFLLGLQYFASKKGVGSTKNGRDSESKRLGAKKSDGQFTNAGSIIYRQRGTKIHPGLNVGRGGDDTLFALIAGTVKYEKFGKNRTRVSVIPN from the coding sequence ATGCGTTTCTTATTAGGTTTACAATATTTTGCTTCTAAAAAAGGAGTTGGATCAACTAAAAACGGTCGTGATTCAGAATCAAAACGTTTAGGAGCTAAAAAATCTGATGGTCAATTCACTAATGCAGGTTCAATTATTTACAGACAAAGAGGAACTAAAATTCATCCTGGTTTAAATGTTGGACGTGGTGGAGATGACACTTTATTTGCTTTAATTGCTGGTACAGTTAAATATGAAAAATTTGGAAAAAACCGTACTAGAGTAAGTGTTATTCCTAATTAA